Sequence from the Solidesulfovibrio sp. genome:
TGCTGGCCGAGGGGTTGCGCCAGACGCTTGTGGCCACGGGTTCGCCCGGAAACGTCATCGTGCTGCGCAAGGGCTCCGAGACCGAGGTCCAAAGCGGCATCGAGCGGCCGGCGGCCTCGGTCATGACCGTGCGGCCCGAGGTGGCCACCGGCGCCGACGGCCATCCCCTGGCCGCCCGGGAATCGGTGGTGCTCATCGGCCTGACGAAAAAATCCACGGGCAAGACCTCCAACGTGGTCATTCGGGGCACCGAACCGGCCTCGCTGGCCCTGCGGCCGCAGGTGCGCCTGGCGGCCGGCCGGCTGCCCCGGCCGGGCAGCCCGGAAATCATGGTGGGCACGGTTGTGGCCAAGGGCTTCGAGCGGGCCGGCATCGGCGACAGCCTGCGCTTCGGCAAGCGGGACTGGCCCATCGTCGGCATCTTCGACGCCGGCCGCACCGGCTTTTCCTCGGAGATCTGGGGCGACGCCGACCAGCTCATGCCGGCCTTCGGCCGGGGCGCCTATTCCATCGTGGTGGCCGCCCTGCGCGAACCCGGGCTTTTTTCGGCCTACAAGGAGGCCGTGGAGGCCGACCCGAGGTTGCAGGCCGAAGCCTGGAACGAGGTGCGCTATTACGAGAAGCAGTCGGACATGATGCGCAAGTTCCTGACCGTGCTCGGCGTGGCCCTTACGGCCATCTTTTCGCTGGGGGCGATG
This genomic interval carries:
- a CDS encoding ABC transporter permease, giving the protein MAVPLAYSWRNLMTRRVTTALTAGGMALVVFVFTATLMLAEGLRQTLVATGSPGNVIVLRKGSETEVQSGIERPAASVMTVRPEVATGADGHPLAARESVVLIGLTKKSTGKTSNVVIRGTEPASLALRPQVRLAAGRLPRPGSPEIMVGTVVAKGFERAGIGDSLRFGKRDWPIVGIFDAGRTGFSSEIWGDADQLMPAFGRGAYSIVVAALREPGLFSAYKEAVEADPRLQAEAWNEVRYYEKQSDMMRKFLTVLGVALTAIFSLGAMIGATITMYSAVANRVPEVGTLRALGFSRASILAAFLLESLFLGLLGGLCGVALAAGLSFLTFSTTNFQTFSELAFTFALAPWIVALSLAFSLVMGVVGGFLPAVRAARLNIVSALRQA